A stretch of DNA from Bacillus alveayuensis:
CTTCGGGGCATATGTACCAAAAGGAATGACATTGCATTTAACCGGTGATGCAAACGATTATGTCGGAAAAGGTTTGTCTGGCGGTAAAATTATCGTTAAAAATCCGAAAGAAGTTTCTTTTACTTCTGGAGAAAATGTCATTATTGGTAACGTCGCTTTTTACGGTGCAACATCTGGAGAAGCATATATTCAAGGCCGAGCAGGCGAAAGATTTTGCGTTCGCAATAGCGGTGTAAAAGCCGTTGTCGAAGGTGTTGGTGATCATGGCTGTGAATATATGACTGGTGGCCGCGTTGTCATTCTTGGACCTGTTGGCAAAAATTTCGCTGCAGGTATGTCAGGTGGAATTGCCTATGTCTTTACAGAAGATCAAGAAGCCTTTAAAAACCTATGTAACGATGAAATGGTTTTATTCGAGCAATTGGAAGAGGAAAACGAAATAAATGAAGTTCAAGAAATGATCCAGAAGCATTACCACTATACGGAAAGTCCGAAAGCAGCCAATATTCTTGCTAACTGGGATCAATATGTCGATAAATTTGTGAAAGTGATTCCGAAAGATTATAAACGGATGATCGAATCTATTGAAAAATTAAAGGAATCAGGCTTATCAGAAGAACGTGCTGTTTTAGCAGCATTTGAAGCAAATGTTCATAAACAAAAAGAGAAAGAATTAACTAAGTCCAAATTAGAAGTCGTCGTCAATTAAGGAGGGAGAGAAAATTGGGTAAAGTAACAGGTTTTATGGAATATGTCCGCGAAGAAGAAGTAAAACGTGATCCTCTTTCCCGCCTTGATCATTGGAAAGAATATTCACAACGAATGTCTAACGAAGTGCTACAAAGACAAGGAGCCCGCTGCATGGATTGCGGGACTCCCTTTTGCCATATGGGGTATGAATTAAATGGTCTTACGTCCGGATGTCCAATACACAATCTTATTCCAGAATGGAACGATCTTGTTTATAAAGGTCGATGGAAAGAGGCATTAGAAAGATTATTAATGACAAACAACTTTCCTGAGTTTACAGGCCGTGTATGTCCTGCACCTTGCGAAGGTTCTTGTACTGTTGCGATATCGGATCCTGCTGTTGCCATTAAAGGAATCGAACGTGCAATTATTGATAAAGGGTTTGAGGAAGGGTGGATTAAGCCTCGAATTCCGAAGGTTCGCACTGGGAAAAAGATTGCCATTGTTGGTAGCGGACCTGCTGGTTTAGCTTGTGCTGACCAATTAAATCAAGCAGGCCACACGGTTACCGTCTACGAGCGGGCAGATCGAGTTGGCGGGTTATTAATGTATGGTATTCCTAACATGAAATTAGAAAAAAGCATCGTGGAGCGGAGGGTGAAGCTTCTAGAAGAAGAAGGCATTCAATTTGTAACCAATACAGAAATTGGAAAGGATGTAAGCGCCTCTGAACTTCGTGATCAATATGATGCGGTAGTCCTTTGTACAGGAGCGCAAAAACAACGTGATTTAATCATTGAAGGGCGAGAACTAAAAGGTGTTCATTTCGCCATGGACTATTTAACGAATACAACGAAAAGCTTGCTCGACTCTAATTTTGAAGACGGTCAATGTATTAATGTTGAGGGGAAAAATGTTATTGTGATCGGCGGTGGTGACACAGGAGCTGACTGTGTAGCTACAGCTTTAAGACAGAAGTGTAAAAGTGTTGTGCAATTTGGTAAGCATCCACAGCTTCCGAAAGAACGGACATCTGACAACCCTTGGCCACAATTTCCATTAGTGTTTACACTTGATTATGCATATGAAGAAGCAGAAGCAAAATTTGGAAGAGATCCGCGTGAATATTGTATTCAAACGAAGAAAATTGTTGGGGATGAACAAGGTCGCGTAAAGGAATTACACACGATTCAAATGGAAAAAACGGTAGATGAAAACGGAAAAGTTGTCTTCCGTGAAATTCCAGGCACAGAAAAAGTATGGCCTTGTGATCACGTATTTATCGCGATCGGTTTTGAAGGTCCAGAGCACCCAGTATTACAAGAATTTGGGGTTGAAATCGAAAATCGAAAAGTAAAAGCACCGTATGGAAAGTATACGACAAACCTTGATGGTGTATTTGCCGCAGGGGATGTAAGAAGAGGACAAAGCTTAATCGTCTGGGCGATTCACGAAGGCCGTGAAGCTGCTCGTGAAGTGGACCGGTTCTTAATGGGGACAACGACTTTACCTTAATATCAAAATGATTGAGACAAAAAGCTGTCGATCAGACGAACGACAGCTTTTTCATTTATAATGGGGATAAAGAAGTTCTCATAAGGAATCATTACAAAAACTTTTTACTCAACTTCAAAATAAAAGTTGTTCAAAAAGGAATGACCATTCATCATGAAAAGGAGAGGAAAGGGACAAGCTTTCCAAAAGATTTTCTACAGGAGTAACTTGTTCATGTTTTAAACTTGAATTATAGATGAATGTTGTGGTAATTTCAATTTTGTAGAAAAGTATCTTTTGAAAAGAAAGGGACGTTATAAGATGTCAAAACAACAAATTGGTGTTATCGGACTTGCGGTAATGGGTAAAAATCTTGCTCTCAACATTGAAAGCAGAGGCTATTCAGTTTCTGTATACAATCGCTCTTCAGAAAAAACGGAGGAAATGTTAAAAGAAGCGGAAGGAAAAAATATCGTTGGCACATACAGTATTGAAGAGTTTGTACAATCGTTAGAAAAACCGCGAAAAATTTTATTAATGGTTAAAGCAGGTGCCCCAACAGATGCGACGATTGAACAGCTTCTTCCTTATCTAGAGGAAGGAGATATTTTAATTGACGGCGGTAATACATATTTTAAAGATACAATTCGCCGTAATAAACAGCTTGCTGAACGTGGAATCCATTTCATAGGTACAGGTGTTTCAGGTGGTGAAGAGGGAGCGCTAAAAGGTCCTTCTATTATGCCAGGTGGTCAAAAAGAAGCACATGAGCTTGTTCGCCCGATTTTTGAAGCGATCTCTGCCAAAGTAGAAGGTGAGCCATGTACAACATACATTGGTCCAGATGGTGCTGGTCATTACGTCAAAATGGTTCACAATGGGATCGAGTATGGAGATATGCAATTAATTTCGGAAGCTTACTTTATCTTAAAGCACATTCTAGGCTTAAGTGCTACTGAGCTTCATGAAGTGTTTGCAGAGTGGAATAAGGGTGAGCTTGATAGCTACCTCATTGAAATTACAGCTGATATTTTCACAAAAGTGGATGAAGAAACAGGTAAGCCTCTTGTTGATGTGATTTTAGATACAGCTGGCCAAAAAGGAACAGGTAAATGGACGAGTCAAAGCGCTCTCGATTTAGGTGTTCCGCTTCCGATTATTACAGAATCTGTATTTGCTCGTTTCATCTCGGCGATGAAGGAAGAACGCGTAAAAGCAAGCAAATTGCTCTCTGGTCCAGAAGTAAAACCGTATGAAGGAGATCAAGAAGCATTAATCGAAGCGGTTCGCAAAGCGCTTTATATGAGCAAAATATGTTCCTATGCACAAGGATTTGCGCAAATGAAAACGGCTTCTGAGGAATACAATTGGAACTTAAACTACGGGGATATTGCGATGATTTTCCGTGGAGGCTGTATTATTCGTGCAGCATTCCTCCAAAAAATTAAAGAAGCCTATGATCGTGATCCAGAATTACCGAATTTATTATTAGATCCATACTTTAAAGAAATCGTTGAAAGTTATCAAGGAGCACTGCGCCAAGTTATTGCTCTTGCTATCGGAAGAGGTATTCCGGTTCCAGCTTTCTCTGCTGCTCTAGCTTACTATGATAGCTATCGTACCGAAACATTACCGGCGAATTTAATTCAGGCACAACGCGACTACTTTGGTGCGCACACATACCAACGTGTCGATAAAGAAGGTATGTTCCATACAGACTGGTTAAATAAATAATGTATATAAAAAGCATCGGCATTTAGCCGATGCTTCAATATTTTATATCCCCTTTTTATGCTTTTATCCCTTCTAATAGTAATACACGTGCAGGTGCTGCATCTGTTCCTTGTACCTTGAGTGGAGCAGCTACCATAAAGTATTCTCCTTGTGGAATGTCTTTTAGTCTTAAACCTTCCATCACAATGACTTGATGGCTAAATAATGTGCGGTGTGTTGGATGACCTGGCTGACTTCTTTCGATTCCTAGTGCGTCAATGCCAACTCCTTTTACACCGATTTCCGCTAAATGCTGCGCAGCATCTTCTGCAACAAAAATGAAATCAAAATTAAATTCTTCATCAAAGGAGTTTTTCGTTTTAAATAAGACAAAATCTCCTTTTTGAATGTCTAGTTCTTCAAGATCCTTTTTTGTAATTCGATCCTCTACATTTGTTAAATCAAAAAGCTTAACGTTGCCAACTAAATCTTCAATCGAAATTGATTCCATTGTTTCTCCATCGTTTATCATATGAAGTGGAGAATCGACATGTGTTCCGGTATGTAAATCCATATCAATCCGAGATTCCGTTACATGTGCGTTTGTTACGGTATGAATTTTTGGCTGTTTTTCAGGTTTGTTTTTATAAACAGGCATTCCTTCGTATATGGAAGCTGTTACATCGTATATTTTCATCATTCAACACCTCTTTATTTTTCATCATTTGTGACCGGCCACCAATGAAATCCATCTTTGGCGAGTAATTCATCAGCTGCTTTTGGACCCATTGATCCGGCTTTGTAGTTTGGAAAATCTCCGTTTTCCTTTGCCCAAGCATTGGAAATAGGATCGACATAAGCCCATGAAAGTGCTACTTCATCCCAATGTGTAAAGTTTGTTGCATCACCTAACATGCAGTCGTATAAAAGCTTTTCGTACGCTTCCGGTGTATTCATTCCATCAATTCCATTGTTGTTGTATGAAAGCTTAATCGGGGTTGCGATTGAGCCAGTTCTTACCTTTTTCGCATTTAAATGAAGGGTGATTCCCTCATCTGGCTGAATATGAATAATCAGTAAGTTTGGACGATTTTCATCTTTATTTTTAAAATATAAATTCATTGGTATATCTTTAAATTCTACGACAATTTTCGTTGATTTTTCGGCCATTCGTTTTCCGGTACGAATATAAAATGGAACACCAGCCCAACGATAGTTATCAATCATAATTTTGCCCGCCACAAACGTTTCGGTATTGGACTTTTCATCAACATTTGTTTCTTCACGATATCCTTTTACTTTCTCTCCTTTTACGGTGCCTTTTCCATACTGACCACGAACGAAATATTTCGATACTTCCTCTTCCTTAATTGGCCGTAAAGCTCGCAACACTTTTATTTTTTCTGATCGAATTTCTTCTGTTGTTAATTTAATCGGTGGTTCCATGGCGAGCAGTGAAACCATTTGCAGCATATGGTTTTGTACCATATCGCGAAGCGCCCCAGATTTTTCATAGTAGCTCGCACGCTCTTCCACTCCGAGTGATTCGCTTGAAGTAATTTGAATGTTAGAAATAAATCGATTATTCCATAAGTGTTCAAAAATGGCGTTGGCAAAGCGAATCACTTCGATGTTTTGAACCATTTCTTTTCCTAAATAGTGGTCGATCCGATAAATTTGTTCTTCATCAAATGCCGCGCGAATTTCTTCATTTAATTTTTTCGCAGAGGCTAAGTCATGACCAAAAGGCTTTTCTATGACAAGACGCGTCCAGCCGCCTGTATCTTTTAATCCATAATCTTTTAAGCTATTTGCAATCGTACCAAAAAATTCAGGCGCCATCGCTAAATAAAAGATTCGATTTCCTTCAGTTTTGTATTTTCCATCTAAATCGTTTAATAAGCTTCGTAGGTCATGATAAGAAGATGGATTCGTTACATCAAATGGATGATAATAAAAATGGGATGTGAAATCATGAAGCTTTTCACTGCAAGAAATAGCCTTACGAACGGAGCTTTCGACATTTTCCCTAAATACTTCATTTGTCCATTGGCGTCTTGCCACACCTACTACAGCAAATTCCTCGCCAATTTTTCCGTTTTGATAAAGACGGTAAATGGAAGGATAAAGCTTTCGTTTCGCTAAATCTCCTGTCGCTCCAAAGATGACAACAACTGCTTTTGGCATATGTACTGTATTCACTGAACGAACCTCGCTTTTTATAAACTTTCATTTTTCATTATTTGCAGGAGAAAGAGATATTCTCTCCTTTAACAAAATTTATCCCTGTCTAAATATAAAATTTTAAAGGTAAAAGGAATGTAAAGCAAATGATATTTATTTTTATAAAGGAAGGAGCATCTGATTTTTGTCGAATACAATCCAACTTGTGTCGAATACAATCCAACTTGTGTCGAATACAATCCAACTTGTGTCGAATACAATCCAACTTATGTCGAATACAATCCAATTTATGTCGAATACAATCCGACTCATATGAAAATCTGTCCAAATAACCTAGATGTCATCCCAAAAAAACATTCATTGACTATAATGATTCACAATAAAGTGAATGTCATGTATGCTATTGATAAGAATACAGGAATGTTGGAGGAATGAAGTTGGATCTATATTTTTTAGGTACTGGAGCAGGAGTACCAGCAAAATCACGAAATGTTACGTCGATTGCCTTGCAATTATTAAAAGAACGGAGAGCAGTATGGCTGTTTGATTGCGGGGAAGCAACCCAGCATCAAATTTTACATACCCCCATTAAACCGAGAAAAATTGAAAAAATATTTATTACTCATTTACATGGAGATCATATTTTCGGACTTCCTGGACTACTAGGAAGCCGTTCATTTCAAGGGGGGGAGACACCTCTTACGATATACGGACCTCCTGGAATGAAAGATTTTATTGAAGCTTCTTTAAGGTTAAGTTGTACACATTTGAAATACAAAATCACGATCCATGAGATTAGAGAAGAAGGAGTTATTTTTGAAGATGATACGTTTTTTGTGTCCGTCAAAAGACTCCAACATGGGATCCCTTGCTTCGGTTTTCGAATCGTTGAAAAGGATTTGCCTGGAACGCTGCTTGTAGATAAACTAATGCAAAACGGGATTCCTCCAGGACCTATTTACAAGGAATTAAAAAAAGGACATACGATTAGGTTAGACGATGGCCGTATGTTAAACGGAAAGGATTTTTTAGGAGCTCCAAAAAAAGGACGTATCGTCACGATTTTAGGTGATACGAAGTATTGTGAGGCGAGTATTGAATTAGCAAAAGAGGCAGATCTTTTAATCCATGAAGCTACATTTGCTAAAGGAGAAAATGATCTTGCTTACAACTATTATCATTCAACAACGGTTCAGGCGGCATTAGTGGCCAAAAAAGCGAACGCCAAAAAGCTTTATTTAACACATATTAGCTCTCGCTATCAAAGTGAACAAGACGAACAAATGCTATTGAAGGAAGCGCGGGAAACGTTTTTGGAAACATATTTAGCCCATGATTTTATGAATGTTCAAATTGAAAGAGACAAGGGGAAAACGGAAGAGCATTTATGAACCAGACAAAACCTTGTTAAAAAATGAAGAAGTGCTAGCAACCAGAATTTTTTTATAAACTTTGTTGCTTTTCGACTGTTTGGAATCGCACAAAGCACGTGGTCGGACAAATCGCATTTGTCCGACAATCGATTTCACGCTTGTAAGTGACATAGCAAGCGTATCGCTTTGGCGATGACAGTCGAAAAGCTATAGAAAAGAAACAATCTTTTTAAAAATTCCAGCCACGTTCATATTGAACAGGTGGGGTGATTTCAGTGTTTAATTCCTTTGCTGCAGCATATGGCCAATATGGATTGCGCAATAGCTCTCGACCAACAAAGATTAAATCGGCACGATTGTTTTTTAATATTTCTTCTGCTTGTAGTCCGCTTGTAATCATTCCTACTGCTCCTGTTTGAATGTTTGCTAAGTTGCGGATCGTTTCAGCATATCGAACTTGATAGCCTGGATATACATCTATTTTGGCTGGTACAACCGCACCAGAACTTACATCAATCAAATCCACCCCATCTTCTTTCATCCATTTAGCATATTGCACATAATCTGTCACCGTTAATCCTTCTGGATGGTAATCATTTGCTGAAACGCGAACGTATAATGGCCCTTCCCAAACTTCTTTCACTGCTTGGATGACTTCCTTTAAGAAGCGATATCGTTTTTCAAGAGATCCGCCATACTCATCTTTTCTGGCATTGGTTAATGGGGACAAAAACTCATTGATTAAATAACCATGAGCACCATGAATTTCGATGATGTCGAACCCTGCTTTTTTGGCTCTTTTAGCGGCGTCTTGAAAGGCGTTGATCGTGAAATGGATATCTTCTTTCGTCATTTCCTTTGGTGTTTTCATATTTTCATCAAAAGGAATCGCAGATGGAGCATAAATATCCCCGTCAACCGTTGCTTTTCGTCCCGCATGGGCAAGCTGAATCCCAGTTTTTGCTCCATACTTTTTTATTTGTACATTTAGTTTTGCTAATTTTTCGATATGCTGATCATCCCAAATCCCGAGGTCTTGATCTGATATTCTTCCTTGTGGGGTAACAGCCGTCGCTTCAAGTATAATTAAGCCAACTTGACCTGCAGCTCTTGATATGTAATGAGTAAAATGGAAATCTTCTAAAAAGCCGTTTCGATTCATCGCCGAATACATACACATTGGCGACATGACAATTCGGTTTTTTAAGGTAACGTCTTTTATCGTAAAAGGTGAAAATAATGCTCGACTCATTTTCTCTACCTCCTATTTTATTCCTAAAAATTATATCAATGTTTATAGTGTCCGTCATATATTCTGCTTATCAATTATGTTAAAATATTGAAAAGATTGTAAATAAGGAGCTTAAAAATCATGAAATGGCAAACGGATGAACAGTTAAAAGAGCTGTTATGCTCTCTTGTCGAACACGCTTCCATTACGGGGACGAAAGGAGAAGTAACTTTTGCTGAACGATTATTTTATTTGTTAAAAGGATTTCCTTATTTTGAAAAAAATCTAGATCATTTACAATTACATTCTTTACGAGACGGTCGTCATCTTTTAACCGCATTTGTTCAAAAAGAACCTTTGAAAGATACAGTTGTATTATTGAGTCATTTTGATGTGGTAGATATTAAAGACTATGGCCACCTGGAGCATCTTGCCTTTCGTCCACGAGAACTTACCCATGAACTGCACAACTTATATGAGAGAATCCCGACGAATGTAAGAGCGGATTTACAAAGCGGGGAGTGGTTATTTGGGCGTGGAGTGATGGATATGAAAGCAGGATTAACCGTTCATCTTTCCATGCTGGAGCGGGCGATGAACGGGCAGTTTCCTGGCAACCTTTTGCTGTTAACCGTTCCAGATGAGGAAGCAAATTCTGAAGGGATGCTTTCCGCTATTTCGGTTATAAAAGATTTACAAAAGAAATATCAGTTAAATATAAAAGCATGTGTGAACAGTGAGCCTGTTTTTTCAAAATATCCAAATGATGACCATTATTACATTTATACAGGGTCCATAGGAAAAGTATTGGCAGGATTTTTTTGTAAAGGGATTGAAACACATGTAGGGGAGCCGTTTTCTGGTTTAAATGCAAACTTCATGATATCAGAATTAAACCGATTCATCGAGCTGAATGAACAGTTTTGTGAGTTCTTTGAAAGCGATGAAGTCACACCACCACCAACCAATTTAATGCAAAAGGATTTAAAAGAAGAATATTCAGTGCAAATTCCGCACGAATCTGTCAGTATGTTTAACCTTTTTGTGATGAATCGATCATTTCAAAAACTGCATCAAATGTTATGGGAAACAGCTAAACGTGCAGCAAGACAAATTGAAGATACGTACTCGAAACGAGAAAAAGAATTTCAAAAACACGTCCCTTTTTCATCAAGAAAAAGGAATGTGAAGGTTTTTACGTATCAACAATTGCTTGAAAAGGCGATTGAACTATATGGGGAAGCGGAAGTTGGAAGAAGGATTGACTATTTACAGTCCAATCGTGGTGTTCTTGGTGATCGTGACTTTTCAACAAAACTTGTTGCGGATCTTGCTTCTCTTTGTCATGAAGAAGCACCGATGATTGTTCTTTTTTATAGTCCACCTTTTTATCCAGCTGTATCGTCAAAAAATGATCCGCTGATTGAAAAAACGGTTACAAATCTGAAAATATATGCTCAGCAAAAACATAACGTTGACATTACAAGGCAACATTATTTTCCGGGCTTATCAGATTTAAGCTTCTTAAAGCTAAATGAAGACCCAAAAACGTTGCATTTACTCACTTCCAATATGCCACTATACGGAAAGGGATATTATATGCCGATTCAAGAAATGATGGAGTTAAATATTCCTGTCTTAAATGTTGGGCCGTTTGGGAAAGATGCCCATAAATGGACGGAGAGGCTCCATCTCCCGCTTAGCTTTTCCGTTTTTCCGGACCTGTTATCGTATACCATTCAATCGCTACTAAAGGAAGGAGCTTAAGCTCGTTCCTTTAGCAGCATTTCATTGAAGGAATGTTTCAATTCTTTGGAACGAGCTTGTGCTTGCTTCACACATTCAATCATCATTTCTTTAAATCCATTAGTTTTTAACACGTGAATGCCCGCTTCTGTTGTTCCGCCTGGACTTGTCACTTCTTTTCGGAGAACGGAGGCGTCCTTTTTCGTTTGCTTTAACATTTCTGATGCTCCATATAATGTTTGAATAATAAACGATCGAGCTGTCTCTTCATCTAAACCGACCTCTTTTCCAGCAAGCTCCATCGCTTCAACTAAATAATAAATGTAAGCAGGACCGCTCCCCGCAAGTCCAGTGACGGCATCTAATTGCTCCTCCTCTACGATTTCTACCGTTCCAATCGCTTTGAATAAGTTTTTCGCAAAGGTGAGCTGCTCGTCTGTCGCATAAGCCCCTTTTGCCATCCCTGTTGCTGATAGACGGATAGAGGCAGACGTATTTGGCATCGCTCGTATAACGGGAACTTTTTTCTCTAACATTTCTTCAATGACAGATGTCGAAACACCGGCCAGTACGGAAATAAAGAGATGTTTTTCGGTTACGTATCGTTTTATAGAATGAATGGCCTCTTTCACATCCTTTGGCTTCATCGCTAAAAAGATTAAATCTGCTTTTTCTAATATTTCTTTCTTGTTTAAGGAGATGTTCACACCGTATTGTCGTTGTAAATCATTTAGACGTTCCGCATTCGATTTATTTGTCACATAAATATGTTGTGCATCATATACCTCTCCTTGAATAAAGCCTGATAGCATGGCTTCTGCCATCGATCCGGCTCCAATGATCCCGATGTTTTTCATCGAAAACGCCTCCTTTTTTCGATTTAATGGTGTCTTCTTGAAAAATAAAAATGCCTGTTCGTCCTTTTTGAAAAGGACGGACAGGCATCCGCGGTACCACCTTTATTGCTGCAGCAAATATGCAGCCATCTCAAACTCTTAACGCGAGTAACGGTTAGGTTTTCCTAACAGCTCATAGGGTAGGTTCAGCTAGACAGTGGACCGCGAAACCTTTCAGCCGATGGGTTTCACTCTCTTTAGGCCGTCTCTAGCTTACTATTCCTAATCATTGCTCCTGCATGTATGTCAATGGATATAAATATGGATCATATTTAAACCTACACGTTAAGAAAAGATCATTTCGAAGGGATGAAGTTCAATTTGACATAGTCATCATCAAGTTCGTACAAAGTGTAAGTCAAGCTACGTACACCCAATTTTAGATTTTTCATCATTATGCAACTATGGACAGGCTTTTGTCAAGTTCTTTTTTCGAGGATTGGACTTCAATTATTTGAATATAATGACAAATGATTAATAGATTAGTAAAATAAGTTTATATATTGTAGTAAATGTTTTAATAAGGCTCTTTTCTAAAAGATTGTTGCTTTACCATAGCTTTGCGACTGTCCATGCAAGCGACACGCTTGCTATGCCACACTATAGTGTGACGTGAACCGAACAAAAGGCGATGGTCGGACAAATGTAATTTGTCCGACCACGTGCTTTATTCGATTCATGGACAGTCGAAAAGCAACAAATTTTACGAAAACAGCCTTTAATAAAATAAGATTTATGAAAAGGCGGTTACGAAATGAATGTGCTAAAAAATCAGCTAATAACAGCTATTACGTTGCCTACCCCGTTTCCGGTTGGAGATGTGAATGTATATCTCGTTAAGGGGGAGGCGTTAACTCTTGTCGATGCTGGTCCGAAAACTGAACAAGCATGGGAGCTTTTTAAGCAAAAGCTAAAAAAAATAGGCTATACGCCAAATGATATTGAGCAAGTCGTTATTACCCACCATCATCCTGATCATGTCGGCTTATTAGATTTTTTTCCGCATGAACTCCCAGTTTATGGCCATTCATATAATAGACCTTGGCTTATTCAAGAAAAAGCATTTTTCGAAAAGCAAAAACAATTTATTTCACAGCTTTTTACGCTGCTTGGCGTCGATTCTCAACATTTAAAACTTTTAGGAGAAATAGATCATCTTTATACTTTTTCGTGTCAGCGAGTTTTATCTGCTCCCTTAAAGGAAGGAGATGAGATATGCGGACTTTCAGGCTGGAATGTGATCGAAACTCCTGGGCATGCCCAAAGCCATATAGTCCTGTACAATCCAAAAACATGTGAAGTAATGGGCGGCGATCATTTATTGAAAAAAATTTCTTCCAATCCGCTTCTTGAGCCTCCGATGGAAGGTGATGAAAGACCTAAACCACAGCTTCAATATAATGAATCGCTCAAGAAATTGTTACAGTTTCCGATTTCAGTTGTTTATACTGGACATGGGGAGCCTGTTTATGATGCGCATAAGCTGATCGAGCATCGCTTAAATCGTCAGCATGAGCGAGCCATGAATGTGTTATCCCTTTTAAACGAAAAGGCTATGACAGCTTTTGATATATGCAGGAGGTTATTTCCAACAGCTTATGAACGAGAGCTCATGTTAACGATGTCCGAGACGGTCGGTCAACTCGATTATTTAGAAGATTCACATTTGATTACTTTTCAAGATGAAAATGGTGTTCGTTTGTACAGGAGGATGTAAGGGTGAATCCACGCTTGAAAAATCGTTTCGTGATCATTACGGGTGCATCGAGCGGGCTTGGGGAAGCTTTAGCCTACAAGGTGGCCGAAAGCGGTGGGAATTTATTGCTTTTGGCACGAAGAAAAGAGAGATTAGCACGCATTTCAAAAGAAATCAATGAGAAGTATCATGTTTCGTCTTCTTATTATGAGCTCGATGTTCGCAATTTAAAAGAGGTTGAAGAGACGTTTCAAATCATAACGAAAGAGTATGAGCGCATTGATGTATTAGTGAATAATGCTGGTTTTGGGATTTTTCAATCAGTAGAAGATGCATCGTTGTCTGAGATGCAAGCGATGTTTGAAGTGAACGTTTACGGGTTGATCGCCTGTACAAAAATGGTTTTGCCGAAGATGCGACAGCAAAAGGAAGGGCATATTATAAATATTGCTTCGCAAGCGGGCAAAATGGCAACGCCAAAGTCAAGCTTTTATTCATCTACGAAGCATGCTGTGATCGGATTTACAAATAGCTTACGAATGGAAGTTATGGATCAATCTATTTTTGTTACAGCTGTAAATCCTGGACCGATTCGCACCAATTTTTTTGAACAGGCCGATACATCAGGAAAATACGTTAAAAATATTGATCGCTGGATGCTTCGCCCTGAGGATGTGGCAAAAAAAATCGTCCGTGCTATGTTGACGAATAAAAGGGAAATTAATCTTCCTTGGTGGATGGAGTCAGCTAGCAGACTGTATCGACTCGCGCCTGCACTTTTTGAAAAAGTGGCTAGAAAAGCGTTTTTTCAAAAATAGAATAAACATCAGCCTGAATAATCTTCCACTTTGAAGCGATTGCGCTTGAAAGTGGAAGCTATTCGTTTCGAGGGAGCTATGATGGCGGCGCCAATTGCCATTGATCGAAAAGATGCAAATAT
This window harbors:
- a CDS encoding 6-phosphogluconate dehydrogenase (product_source=KO:K00033; cath_funfam=1.10.1040.10,1.20.5.320,3.40.50.720; cog=COG0362; ko=KO:K00033; pfam=PF00393,PF03446; smart=SM01350; superfamily=48179,51735; tigrfam=TIGR00873); translation: MSKQQIGVIGLAVMGKNLALNIESRGYSVSVYNRSSEKTEEMLKEAEGKNIVGTYSIEEFVQSLEKPRKILLMVKAGAPTDATIEQLLPYLEEGDILIDGGNTYFKDTIRRNKQLAERGIHFIGTGVSGGEEGALKGPSIMPGGQKEAHELVRPIFEAISAKVEGEPCTTYIGPDGAGHYVKMVHNGIEYGDMQLISEAYFILKHILGLSATELHEVFAEWNKGELDSYLIEITADIFTKVDEETGKPLVDVILDTAGQKGTGKWTSQSALDLGVPLPIITESVFARFISAMKEERVKASKLLSGPEVKPYEGDQEALIEAVRKALYMSKICSYAQGFAQMKTASEEYNWNLNYGDIAMIFRGGCIIRAAFLQKIKEAYDRDPELPNLLLDPYFKEIVESYQGALRQVIALAIGRGIPVPAFSAALAYYDSYRTETLPANLIQAQRDYFGAHTYQRVDKEGMFHTDWLNK
- a CDS encoding glutamate synthase (NADPH/NADH) small chain (product_source=KO:K00266; cath_funfam=1.10.1060.10,3.50.50.60; cog=COG0493; ko=KO:K00266; pfam=PF07992,PF14691; superfamily=46548,51971; tigrfam=TIGR01317), whose protein sequence is MGKVTGFMEYVREEEVKRDPLSRLDHWKEYSQRMSNEVLQRQGARCMDCGTPFCHMGYELNGLTSGCPIHNLIPEWNDLVYKGRWKEALERLLMTNNFPEFTGRVCPAPCEGSCTVAISDPAVAIKGIERAIIDKGFEEGWIKPRIPKVRTGKKIAIVGSGPAGLACADQLNQAGHTVTVYERADRVGGLLMYGIPNMKLEKSIVERRVKLLEEEGIQFVTNTEIGKDVSASELRDQYDAVVLCTGAQKQRDLIIEGRELKGVHFAMDYLTNTTKSLLDSNFEDGQCINVEGKNVIVIGGGDTGADCVATALRQKCKSVVQFGKHPQLPKERTSDNPWPQFPLVFTLDYAYEEAEAKFGRDPREYCIQTKKIVGDEQGRVKELHTIQMEKTVDENGKVVFREIPGTEKVWPCDHVFIAIGFEGPEHPVLQEFGVEIENRKVKAPYGKYTTNLDGVFAAGDVRRGQSLIVWAIHEGREAAREVDRFLMGTTTLP
- a CDS encoding arylformamidase (product_source=KO:K07130; cath_funfam=3.50.30.50; cog=COG1878; ko=KO:K07130; pfam=PF04199; superfamily=102198), coding for MMKIYDVTASIYEGMPVYKNKPEKQPKIHTVTNAHVTESRIDMDLHTGTHVDSPLHMINDGETMESISIEDLVGNVKLFDLTNVEDRITKKDLEELDIQKGDFVLFKTKNSFDEEFNFDFIFVAEDAAQHLAEIGVKGVGIDALGIERSQPGHPTHRTLFSHQVIVMEGLRLKDIPQGEYFMVAAPLKVQGTDAAPARVLLLEGIKA